From a region of the Tiliqua scincoides isolate rTilSci1 chromosome 4, rTilSci1.hap2, whole genome shotgun sequence genome:
- the LOC136648568 gene encoding histone H2B-like has product MAAASGKKRKTPLRKSWKVKSKRSQPVKKHHFKTKKQARAKPAMKYGKTIQLKPARLPLDDSKTLRQLKRNRTLMTDKAKMIMISFVKKLYKWVSVEAERLRRERKRSSIGFTEMRTALKSVMPVKCNKCKESASRSGGAGYMKAS; this is encoded by the coding sequence ATGGCTGCTGCAtctggaaagaagagaaagacTCCACTTCGGAAAAGCTGGAAGGTCAAGTCCAAGCGGTCACAGCCTGTAAAGAAGCACCATTTCAAAACCAAGAAGCAGGCAAGGGCAAAACCAGCGATGAAGTACGGAAAGACAATCCAGTTGAAGCCAGCCCGTCTTCCTCTGGATGATTCAAAGACGCTGCGACAACTGAAACGGAACCGCACCTTGATGACGGACAAGGCCAAAATGATCATGATCTCCTTTGTCAAGAAACTCTACAAATGGGTGTCTGTGGAAGCTGAGCGTCTGCGGAGGGAGAGGAAGCGCTCCAGCATTGGCTTCACAGAGATGCGGACAGCGCTGAAGAGTGTCATGCCTGTGAAATGTAAtaaatgcaaggaaagtgcctcTCGGAGTGGGGGTGCTGGCTATATGAAGGCCTCCTAA